A genome region from Carya illinoinensis cultivar Pawnee chromosome 2, C.illinoinensisPawnee_v1, whole genome shotgun sequence includes the following:
- the LOC122300101 gene encoding uncharacterized protein LOC122300101 isoform X2, whose translation MLSGPFYPILHIVNERATGKSLSNIADSEGSKNSQLSSALTVSSNFEPQRSRMSPFVFSTSSSIAFRPDSIFVLLRRAYKDFDLGTVCRMASRILQKFIEPVTVQEASTSPNAATPNEDETSKPELSNSFPVVDYSDLFGEEFRIPVDPWDSSYLNILDLGEVEEGILHVLYACASQPLLCSKLAEGTSDFWFALPLVQALLPALRPTVNSPFDVVDESFSQWKQPIVQQALSQIVSTSASSLYRPLLHACAGYLSSFSPSHAKAACVLIDLCASAFAPWMAQVIAKIDLAVELLEDLLGIIQSARHSLARARAALKYLLLALSGHMDDILGKYKEAKHRILFLVEMLEPFLDPAITTMKSTLPFGDISSTFLEKQEHACVIAINVIRTAVRKPAVLPSLESEWRRGSVAPSVLLSILEPHMQLPPEIDLRKYPMSKPLEPDSSSILHLSSVPCEGGASSKSNSQDDYDGRADSSDAAMKTDVSEDARLFFAPLELQSIALTNFTGGQDENGPVSNHEEAISDPMQGTEENVTHRIRTDLALDAGFTAEYFNLQADYLQLINYRDCELRASEFRRLALDLHSESEITDEGHDAAIDALLLAAECYVNPYFMLSFKGSPKFMDQMNISKARIPQNHDILELRMVSEKSITNLKQIAHLEKKRDKIVLQILIEAAELDRKYQERMSVEGQCSSYTEGFDEKVIQLSPLDIQLADAITLVRQNQALLCNFLIQRLRREQHSMHEILMQSLVFLLHSATKLYCAPEYVIDIVLGSAEYLNGMLTSLYCQFKDGNLQLEPEKIHGIQRRWMLLQRLVTASSSGDEGAGFVININNGIRYGNLVPPSAWMQRISTFSRSAFPLVRFLGWMAVSRNAKQYMKDRLFLASDLSHLTYLLSIFADDLALVDNVVNRKYEYVKIEESGDKKFSSDRKGFANERYEDQSFRVIYPDLSKFFPSMKKQFEAFGEIILEAVGLQLRSFSSNMVPDILCWFSELCSWPFSHGDKIASQNGSSKWKGYVAKNAKAVILYILEAIITEHMEAMAPEIPRVVQVLVSLCGTGYCDVSFLDSVLRLLKPIVSYSLHKMSDEERFLPDDSCLNFESLCFDELLDNIRQKKEDQNSSAEKVCSQALTIFILASVFCDLSIQCKREILQSLIIWADFTAFEPTTSFHDYLSAFQRVIESCKAVLVQTLRMFGAIPLQLPPFSDAMSSPLPGTSLGSHAWFLSDVCHSSCLNEDSEKLGNESSNAAIVNEKVYHLSTEEIAEFSKDLEALISKLNPTAELCWNLHPQLAKKLTISLAECFMYSRCLSLIAQQVHNAAEDDSKSHFPFHSADQFSDHWKTALEGLAELIMILQANSCWEVASVILDCLLGAPDCFSLDNVIASICSAIKSISCSAPKISWRLQTDKWCSILLGRGINTLHESVDHLVDLFCTMLGHPEPEQRFVALHHLGKLVGTDVNEGTAIRSSMFCKNLVSPGLVISVPESILSHLVSSTWTWVAVLASSDTSLPLRNCALAVLIDYIPFAERHQLQSFLAAADSVYGLGKLAHPTCEGSLLQLSLALISAACLYSPAEDISLIPQNVWRNIEAWSKTDSKLGDLEKKACQVLCRLRNEGDEAKQVLNEVLSSSSSRQSDPDFGSTRESILQVLANLTSVQSYFDIFSRKIDEEVLELEEAEMELDILQKEHSLQEDSKDVPQIPCQASPMKDVTRLRQIKDCIHSLEKSVLREDIVARRQKKIIMGRARQKYLEEAALCEAELLQELDRERAAEVEKEIERQRSLALERAKTKELRHNLDLEKERQTQRELQRELELAESGLRTSRRDFSATGHSSRPRERYRERENGRSSNEGSARGSGSLQPETSTSSTSVMPTVVLRQFSGQLPTILQSRDRPDESVSSYEENVDGSKDSGDTCSVGDPELVSAFDGPSGGFGSAQRHGSRGSKSRQVVERREREGRREGKWERKHS comes from the exons ATGCTTTCTGGTCCATTTTATCCAATACTCCACATTGTGAATGAACG AGCAACAGGAAAGTCTCTCAGCAATATTGCAGACTCTGAAGGCTCTAAGAATAGTCAGCTATCATCGGCCTTAACTGTTTCTTCTAACTTTGAG CCTCAGAGGTCACGCATGTCACCTTTTGTCTTTTCCACATCCAGTTCCATTGCATTTCGTCCTGATTCGATTTTCGTGCTGTTGAGAAGGGCATATAAAGATTTTGATCTGGGAACTGTTTGCAGAATG GCTTCCAGAATCCTTCAGAAGTTCATAGAGCCTGTTACAGTGCAAGAAGCATCAACCTCTCCTAATGCAGCAACCCCTAATGAGGACGAGACATCAAAACCTGAATTATCTAATTCATTTCCTGTAGTAGATTACTCAGATTTGTTTGGAGAAGAATTCCGTATTCCTGTTGATCCTTGGGACTCCAGCTATCTTAACATCTTAGATTTAGGGGAAGTGGAAGAGGGGATTTTACATGTTCTTTATGCTTGTGCGTCACAG CCTCTACTGTGCAGCAAATTGGCAGAGGGAACTTCTGACTTCTGGTTTGCATTACCACTTGTACAAGCATTGCTACCAG CACTTCGCCCTACTGTGAACAGTCCTTTTGATGTTGTTGATGAAAGTTTTTCGCAATGGAAGCAACCTATTGTGCAACAAGCCCTATCTCAG ATTGTGTCGACATCGGCATCATCATTATACCGTCCACTTCTTCATGCCTGTGCTGgctatttatcatcattttcaccATCACAT GCAAAGGCTGCATGCGTTCTGATTGATCTGTGTGCCAGTGCATTTGCACCTTGGATGGCTCAAGTGATTGCAAAG ATTGATCTGGCTGTGGAACTTCTAGAGGATCTCTTGGGTATAATCCAG AGTGCTCGCCATTCCCTAGCTCGTGCTCGGGCCGCCTTAAAGTACCTTCTTCTTGCTCTGTCCGGTCATATGGATGATATACTTGGGAAGTATAAG GAAGCTAAGCACAGAATTCTTTTTCTTGTGGAGATGCTTGAGCCTTTTCTTGATCCTGCCATAACCACCATGAAGAGCACACTACCTTTTGGAGATATTTCTTCTACTTTTCTGGAAAAGCAAGAACATGCTTGTGTGATTGCCATCAATGTTATCCGTACAGCTGTAAGAAAACCAGCTGTTCTTCCTTCTTTAGAATCTGAATGGAGGCGTGGCTCGGTGGCTCCTAG CGTACTTCTCTCAATACTGGAACCTCACATGCAGTTGCCTCCTGAAATTGATCTTCGCAAGTATCCTATGTCGAAACCACTTGAGCCTGATTCTTCAAGTATTTTACATCTTTCCTCTGTCCCTTGCGAAGGAGGAGcttcttcaaaatcaaatagCCAAGATGACTATGATGGAAGGGCAGATAGTTCTGATGCAGCTATGAAGACTGATGTTTCTGAAGACGCCCGTCTATTTTTTGCACCTCTAGAACTTCAGAGCATAGCTCTGACAAATTTTACTGGTGGTCAAGACGAGAACGGCCCTGTTTCTAACCATGAGGAGGCCATCTCAGATCCAATGCAGGGGACTGAGGAAAATGTTACTCACCGGATTCGTACTGACTTAGCATTAGATGCTGGTTTCACTGCTGAATACTTTAACTTACAAGCAGATTATTTACAACTAATAAATTATCGAGACTGTGAGCTAAGAGCTTCTGAGTTTCGGCGTTTGGCTTTGGATCTACACTCTGAGAGTGAGATTACAGATGAGGGTCACGATGCTGCTATAGATGCTTTGCTCCTAGCAGCAGAGTGCTATGTCAATCCCTATTTTATGTTGTCTTTTAAAGGCAGTCCAAAATTTATGGACCAGATGAACATTAGCAAGGCTAGAATTCCCCAAAATCATGACATTTTGGAGCTGAGAATGGTTTCTGAAAAAAGTATAACCAATCTAAAACAAATAGCTCatcttgaaaagaaaagagacaaaattgttcttcaaatactGATTGAGGCCGCTGAATTAGACAGGAAGTATCAGGAGAGAATGTCAGTTGAGGGACAATGTTCCTCCTACACTGAAGGATTTGACGAGAAAGTTATCCAGCTATCTCCCCTGGATATACAATTGGCTGATGCTATCACGTTGGTTCGGCAAAATCAGGCCCTGTTGTGCAACTTTCTGATTCAACGATTGCGGAGAGAGCAACATTCTATGCATGAAATTCTGATGCAAAGTCTTGTGTTTTTGTTGCATTCAGCCACTAAGCTGTACTGTGCTCCTGAATATGTGATCGATATAGTGTTAGGATCTGCTGAGTACTTAAATGGTATGCTAACATCCCTTTATTGTCAGTTTAAAGATGGCAATTTACAACTGGAGCCTGAGAAAATACATGGGATACAACGACGGTGGATGCTTCTTCAAAGACTGGTAACCGCTTCAAGCAGTGGTGATGAAGGGGCAGGCTTTGTGATCAATATCAACAATGGTATTCGTTATGGAAATTTAGTTCCACCTTCAGCCTGGATGCAGAGAATATCAACCTTTTCAAGATCTGCATTCCCTCTGGTCAGATTTCTTGGTTGGATGGCAGTCTCTCGTAATGCGAAACAGTACATGAAGGACCGTCTTTTCCTTGCTTCAGATCTGTCACATCTGACATACTTACTGTCAATATTTGCAGATGATCTAGCCCTAGTAGATAATGTTGTCAATCGAAAGTATGAATATGTAAAGATTGAAGAGTCaggagacaaaaaattttcttCAGATAGAAAAGGATTTGCTAATGAACGTTATGAGGACCAATCTTTCCGTGTCATCTATCCTGATCTCAGTAAGTTTTTCCCTTCGATGAAAAAACAATTTGAAGCTTTTGGGGAGATCATTTTGGAGGCAGTTGGGTTGCAACTGagatcattttcttcaaatatggTGCCTGATATCTTGTGTTGGTTTTCTGAGTTGTGTTCCTGGCCGTTTTCTCATGGGGACAAAATTGCTTCTCAAAATGGTTCTAGTAAATGGAAAGGTTATGTTGCAAAGAATGCCAAAGCTGTAATTCTTTATATACTTGAAGCCATTATAACTGAGCACATGGAAGCGATGGCACCTGAGATACCTAGAGTAGTGCAGGTGCTGGTATCACTTTGTGGAACTGGATACTGCGATGTATCATTTCTCGACTCTGTACTGCGTCTGTtgaaaccaattgtttcatattcTTTACATAAAATGTCTGATGAGGAAAGATTCCTGCCTGATGATTCTTGTCTTAATTTTGAGTCATTATGCTTTGATGAGCTTTTAGACAATATCAGACAAAAGAAAGAGGATCAAAATAGTTCTGCAGAAAAAGTGTGCAGCCAAGCATtgacaatttttattttggcttctGTCTTCTGCGATTTGTCCATTCAATGCAAAAGGGAAATTTTGCAGTCCTTAATTATTTGGGCTGATTTTACTGCATTTGAGCCAACAACTTCTTTCCATGACTATCTATCTGCATTCCAGAGGGTAATTGAAAGTTGCAAAGCTGTGTTAGTTCAAACTTTGAGAATGTTTGGTGCTATCCCTCTTCAGTTGCCCCCCTTTTCTGATGCGATGAGCAGTCCACTCCCTGGTACTAGCTTGGGATCGCATGCATGGTTTCTCAGTGATGTCTGCCATAGCTCATGTCTGAATGAGGATTCTGAGAAGTTAGGAAATGAAAGCTCTAATGCTGCTATTGTGAATGAAAAGGTTTATCATTTATCAACAGAGGAAATAGCAGAATTTTCTAAAGATTTGGAAGCTTTAATTTCCAAGCTGAACCCTACTGCCGAGCTCTGCTGGAATCTTCACCCCCAACTGGCTAAGAAATTGACTATTTCTTTGGCAGAGTGTTTTATGTACTCTAGATGCTTATCTTTGATTGCACAGCAGGTTCACAATGCTGCAgaggatgacagtaaaagtcaTTTTCCGTTTCATTCGGCTGACCAGTTCTCAGATCATTGGAAGACTGCTCTAGAAGGACTTGCTGAACTCATAATGATACTCCAAGCAAACAGCTGCTGGGAAGTTGCTTCCGTGATCCTTGATTGCCTACTTGGAGCACCGGACTGTTTTTCCCTGGATAATGTGATTGCTTCTATCTGTTCTGCAATTAAaagcatttcttgcagtgcaccaAAAATTTCATGGCGCTTGCAGACTGATAAATGGTGTTCGATTTTACTTGGAAGAGGTATCAATACTCTTCATGAAAGTGTGGATCATCTGGTTGACTTGTTCTGTACAATGTTGGGTCATCCTGAACCTGAGCAACGTTTTGTAGCACTTCACCACTTGGGAAAGCTTGTTGGCACTGACGTGAATGAAGGAACAGCTATTCGGTCTTCAATGTTTTGCAAAAATTTAGTTTCACCCGGCTTGGTTATTTCTGTTCCCGAGTCTATTCTATCTCATCTTGTTTCAAGCACATGGACTTGGGTGGCAGTGCTGGCATCATCTGATACGTCGCTACCATTAAGGAATTGTGCACTGGCAGTTCTCATAGATTATATCCCATTCGCTGAGCGTCACCAGTTGCAATCGTTTCTTGCTGCAGCTGATAGTGTTTATGGTTTGGGAAAGCTTGCACACCCAACATGTGAGGGCTCGTTACTACAACTTTCATTAGCACTCATATCTGCTGCTTGTCTGTACTCTCCTGCTGAAGATATTTCTTTGATTCCTCAAAATGTGTGGAGAAATATTGAGGCGTGGTCAAAAACTG ATAGTAAGCTTGGGGATCTGGAGAAAAAGGCTTGCCAAGTCTTGTGTAGATTGAGAAATGAAGGAGATGAAGCTAAACAG GTCTTGAATGAAGTGCTTTCTTCAAGTTCTTCAAGACAATCTGATCCAGATTTTGGGAGTACCCGAGAATCAATCCTTCAG GTTCTTGCAAATCTAACTTCTGTTCAGTCGTATTTTGATATCTTCTCCAGAAAAATTGACGAAGAGGTCTTG GAACTAGAGGAGGCTGAAATGGAATTGGACATCCTTCAAAAAGAACACTCACTACAAGAAGATTCCAAAGATGTGCCTCAAATTCCTTGTCAAGCCT CTCCTATGAAAGATGTTACACGCCTTCGTCAAATCAAGGATTGCATTCATTCCCT AGAGAAGTCTGTACTCCGAGAGGACATAGTAGCCCGGAggcaaaagaaaattattatggGACGTGCCCGTCAGAAATACTTGGAAGAGGCAGCTTTATGCGAAGCAGAACTTCTGCAAGAACTTGATAG GGAGAGGGCAGCAGAAGTGGAAAAGGAGATTGAGAGACAACGGTCGCTTGCACTTGAGCGTGCTAAAACCAAGGAGCTGCGCCACAATCTTGATTTGGAGAAGGAGAGGCAAACACAA
- the LOC122300101 gene encoding uncharacterized protein LOC122300101 isoform X3 — protein MFFMLPLLCSKLAEGTSDFWFALPLVQALLPALRPTVNSPFDVVDESFSQWKQPIVQQALSQIVSTSASSLYRPLLHACAGYLSSFSPSHAKAACVLIDLCASAFAPWMAQVIAKIDLAVELLEDLLGIIQSARHSLARARAALKYLLLALSGHMDDILGKYKEAKHRILFLVEMLEPFLDPAITTMKSTLPFGDISSTFLEKQEHACVIAINVIRTAVRKPAVLPSLESEWRRGSVAPSVLLSILEPHMQLPPEIDLRKYPMSKPLEPDSSSILHLSSVPCEGGASSKSNSQDDYDGRADSSDAAMKTDVSEDARLFFAPLELQSIALTNFTGGQDENGPVSNHEEAISDPMQGTEENVTHRIRTDLALDAGFTAEYFNLQADYLQLINYRDCELRASEFRRLALDLHSESEITDEGHDAAIDALLLAAECYVNPYFMLSFKGSPKFMDQMNISKARIPQNHDILELRMVSEKSITNLKQIAHLEKKRDKIVLQILIEAAELDRKYQERMSVEGQCSSYTEGFDEKVIQLSPLDIQLADAITLVRQNQALLCNFLIQRLRREQHSMHEILMQSLVFLLHSATKLYCAPEYVIDIVLGSAEYLNGMLTSLYCQFKDGNLQLEPEKIHGIQRRWMLLQRLVTASSSGDEGAGFVININNGIRYGNLVPPSAWMQRISTFSRSAFPLVRFLGWMAVSRNAKQYMKDRLFLASDLSHLTYLLSIFADDLALVDNVVNRKYEYVKIEESGDKKFSSDRKGFANERYEDQSFRVIYPDLSKFFPSMKKQFEAFGEIILEAVGLQLRSFSSNMVPDILCWFSELCSWPFSHGDKIASQNGSSKWKGYVAKNAKAVILYILEAIITEHMEAMAPEIPRVVQVLVSLCGTGYCDVSFLDSVLRLLKPIVSYSLHKMSDEERFLPDDSCLNFESLCFDELLDNIRQKKEDQNSSAEKVCSQALTIFILASVFCDLSIQCKREILQSLIIWADFTAFEPTTSFHDYLSAFQRVIESCKAVLVQTLRMFGAIPLQLPPFSDAMSSPLPGTSLGSHAWFLSDVCHSSCLNEDSEKLGNESSNAAIVNEKVYHLSTEEIAEFSKDLEALISKLNPTAELCWNLHPQLAKKLTISLAECFMYSRCLSLIAQQVHNAAEDDSKSHFPFHSADQFSDHWKTALEGLAELIMILQANSCWEVASVILDCLLGAPDCFSLDNVIASICSAIKSISCSAPKISWRLQTDKWCSILLGRGINTLHESVDHLVDLFCTMLGHPEPEQRFVALHHLGKLVGTDVNEGTAIRSSMFCKNLVSPGLVISVPESILSHLVSSTWTWVAVLASSDTSLPLRNCALAVLIDYIPFAERHQLQSFLAAADSVYGLGKLAHPTCEGSLLQLSLALISAACLYSPAEDISLIPQNVWRNIEAWSKTDSKLGDLEKKACQVLCRLRNEGDEAKQVLNEVLSSSSSRQSDPDFGSTRESILQVLANLTSVQSYFDIFSRKIDEEVLELEEAEMELDILQKEHSLQEDSKDVPQIPCQASPMKDVTRLRQIKDCIHSLEKSVLREDIVARRQKKIIMGRARQKYLEEAALCEAELLQELDRERAAEVEKEIERQRSLALERAKTKELRHNLDLEKERQTQRELQRELELAESGLRTSRRDFSATGHSSRPRERYRERENGRSSNEGSARGSGSLQPETSTSSTSVMPTVVLRQFSGQLPTILQSRDRPDESVSSYEENVDGSKDSGDTCSVGDPELVSAFDGPSGGFGSAQRHGSRGSKSRQVVERREREGRREGKWERKHS, from the exons ATGTTCTTTATGCTT CCTCTACTGTGCAGCAAATTGGCAGAGGGAACTTCTGACTTCTGGTTTGCATTACCACTTGTACAAGCATTGCTACCAG CACTTCGCCCTACTGTGAACAGTCCTTTTGATGTTGTTGATGAAAGTTTTTCGCAATGGAAGCAACCTATTGTGCAACAAGCCCTATCTCAG ATTGTGTCGACATCGGCATCATCATTATACCGTCCACTTCTTCATGCCTGTGCTGgctatttatcatcattttcaccATCACAT GCAAAGGCTGCATGCGTTCTGATTGATCTGTGTGCCAGTGCATTTGCACCTTGGATGGCTCAAGTGATTGCAAAG ATTGATCTGGCTGTGGAACTTCTAGAGGATCTCTTGGGTATAATCCAG AGTGCTCGCCATTCCCTAGCTCGTGCTCGGGCCGCCTTAAAGTACCTTCTTCTTGCTCTGTCCGGTCATATGGATGATATACTTGGGAAGTATAAG GAAGCTAAGCACAGAATTCTTTTTCTTGTGGAGATGCTTGAGCCTTTTCTTGATCCTGCCATAACCACCATGAAGAGCACACTACCTTTTGGAGATATTTCTTCTACTTTTCTGGAAAAGCAAGAACATGCTTGTGTGATTGCCATCAATGTTATCCGTACAGCTGTAAGAAAACCAGCTGTTCTTCCTTCTTTAGAATCTGAATGGAGGCGTGGCTCGGTGGCTCCTAG CGTACTTCTCTCAATACTGGAACCTCACATGCAGTTGCCTCCTGAAATTGATCTTCGCAAGTATCCTATGTCGAAACCACTTGAGCCTGATTCTTCAAGTATTTTACATCTTTCCTCTGTCCCTTGCGAAGGAGGAGcttcttcaaaatcaaatagCCAAGATGACTATGATGGAAGGGCAGATAGTTCTGATGCAGCTATGAAGACTGATGTTTCTGAAGACGCCCGTCTATTTTTTGCACCTCTAGAACTTCAGAGCATAGCTCTGACAAATTTTACTGGTGGTCAAGACGAGAACGGCCCTGTTTCTAACCATGAGGAGGCCATCTCAGATCCAATGCAGGGGACTGAGGAAAATGTTACTCACCGGATTCGTACTGACTTAGCATTAGATGCTGGTTTCACTGCTGAATACTTTAACTTACAAGCAGATTATTTACAACTAATAAATTATCGAGACTGTGAGCTAAGAGCTTCTGAGTTTCGGCGTTTGGCTTTGGATCTACACTCTGAGAGTGAGATTACAGATGAGGGTCACGATGCTGCTATAGATGCTTTGCTCCTAGCAGCAGAGTGCTATGTCAATCCCTATTTTATGTTGTCTTTTAAAGGCAGTCCAAAATTTATGGACCAGATGAACATTAGCAAGGCTAGAATTCCCCAAAATCATGACATTTTGGAGCTGAGAATGGTTTCTGAAAAAAGTATAACCAATCTAAAACAAATAGCTCatcttgaaaagaaaagagacaaaattgttcttcaaatactGATTGAGGCCGCTGAATTAGACAGGAAGTATCAGGAGAGAATGTCAGTTGAGGGACAATGTTCCTCCTACACTGAAGGATTTGACGAGAAAGTTATCCAGCTATCTCCCCTGGATATACAATTGGCTGATGCTATCACGTTGGTTCGGCAAAATCAGGCCCTGTTGTGCAACTTTCTGATTCAACGATTGCGGAGAGAGCAACATTCTATGCATGAAATTCTGATGCAAAGTCTTGTGTTTTTGTTGCATTCAGCCACTAAGCTGTACTGTGCTCCTGAATATGTGATCGATATAGTGTTAGGATCTGCTGAGTACTTAAATGGTATGCTAACATCCCTTTATTGTCAGTTTAAAGATGGCAATTTACAACTGGAGCCTGAGAAAATACATGGGATACAACGACGGTGGATGCTTCTTCAAAGACTGGTAACCGCTTCAAGCAGTGGTGATGAAGGGGCAGGCTTTGTGATCAATATCAACAATGGTATTCGTTATGGAAATTTAGTTCCACCTTCAGCCTGGATGCAGAGAATATCAACCTTTTCAAGATCTGCATTCCCTCTGGTCAGATTTCTTGGTTGGATGGCAGTCTCTCGTAATGCGAAACAGTACATGAAGGACCGTCTTTTCCTTGCTTCAGATCTGTCACATCTGACATACTTACTGTCAATATTTGCAGATGATCTAGCCCTAGTAGATAATGTTGTCAATCGAAAGTATGAATATGTAAAGATTGAAGAGTCaggagacaaaaaattttcttCAGATAGAAAAGGATTTGCTAATGAACGTTATGAGGACCAATCTTTCCGTGTCATCTATCCTGATCTCAGTAAGTTTTTCCCTTCGATGAAAAAACAATTTGAAGCTTTTGGGGAGATCATTTTGGAGGCAGTTGGGTTGCAACTGagatcattttcttcaaatatggTGCCTGATATCTTGTGTTGGTTTTCTGAGTTGTGTTCCTGGCCGTTTTCTCATGGGGACAAAATTGCTTCTCAAAATGGTTCTAGTAAATGGAAAGGTTATGTTGCAAAGAATGCCAAAGCTGTAATTCTTTATATACTTGAAGCCATTATAACTGAGCACATGGAAGCGATGGCACCTGAGATACCTAGAGTAGTGCAGGTGCTGGTATCACTTTGTGGAACTGGATACTGCGATGTATCATTTCTCGACTCTGTACTGCGTCTGTtgaaaccaattgtttcatattcTTTACATAAAATGTCTGATGAGGAAAGATTCCTGCCTGATGATTCTTGTCTTAATTTTGAGTCATTATGCTTTGATGAGCTTTTAGACAATATCAGACAAAAGAAAGAGGATCAAAATAGTTCTGCAGAAAAAGTGTGCAGCCAAGCATtgacaatttttattttggcttctGTCTTCTGCGATTTGTCCATTCAATGCAAAAGGGAAATTTTGCAGTCCTTAATTATTTGGGCTGATTTTACTGCATTTGAGCCAACAACTTCTTTCCATGACTATCTATCTGCATTCCAGAGGGTAATTGAAAGTTGCAAAGCTGTGTTAGTTCAAACTTTGAGAATGTTTGGTGCTATCCCTCTTCAGTTGCCCCCCTTTTCTGATGCGATGAGCAGTCCACTCCCTGGTACTAGCTTGGGATCGCATGCATGGTTTCTCAGTGATGTCTGCCATAGCTCATGTCTGAATGAGGATTCTGAGAAGTTAGGAAATGAAAGCTCTAATGCTGCTATTGTGAATGAAAAGGTTTATCATTTATCAACAGAGGAAATAGCAGAATTTTCTAAAGATTTGGAAGCTTTAATTTCCAAGCTGAACCCTACTGCCGAGCTCTGCTGGAATCTTCACCCCCAACTGGCTAAGAAATTGACTATTTCTTTGGCAGAGTGTTTTATGTACTCTAGATGCTTATCTTTGATTGCACAGCAGGTTCACAATGCTGCAgaggatgacagtaaaagtcaTTTTCCGTTTCATTCGGCTGACCAGTTCTCAGATCATTGGAAGACTGCTCTAGAAGGACTTGCTGAACTCATAATGATACTCCAAGCAAACAGCTGCTGGGAAGTTGCTTCCGTGATCCTTGATTGCCTACTTGGAGCACCGGACTGTTTTTCCCTGGATAATGTGATTGCTTCTATCTGTTCTGCAATTAAaagcatttcttgcagtgcaccaAAAATTTCATGGCGCTTGCAGACTGATAAATGGTGTTCGATTTTACTTGGAAGAGGTATCAATACTCTTCATGAAAGTGTGGATCATCTGGTTGACTTGTTCTGTACAATGTTGGGTCATCCTGAACCTGAGCAACGTTTTGTAGCACTTCACCACTTGGGAAAGCTTGTTGGCACTGACGTGAATGAAGGAACAGCTATTCGGTCTTCAATGTTTTGCAAAAATTTAGTTTCACCCGGCTTGGTTATTTCTGTTCCCGAGTCTATTCTATCTCATCTTGTTTCAAGCACATGGACTTGGGTGGCAGTGCTGGCATCATCTGATACGTCGCTACCATTAAGGAATTGTGCACTGGCAGTTCTCATAGATTATATCCCATTCGCTGAGCGTCACCAGTTGCAATCGTTTCTTGCTGCAGCTGATAGTGTTTATGGTTTGGGAAAGCTTGCACACCCAACATGTGAGGGCTCGTTACTACAACTTTCATTAGCACTCATATCTGCTGCTTGTCTGTACTCTCCTGCTGAAGATATTTCTTTGATTCCTCAAAATGTGTGGAGAAATATTGAGGCGTGGTCAAAAACTG ATAGTAAGCTTGGGGATCTGGAGAAAAAGGCTTGCCAAGTCTTGTGTAGATTGAGAAATGAAGGAGATGAAGCTAAACAG GTCTTGAATGAAGTGCTTTCTTCAAGTTCTTCAAGACAATCTGATCCAGATTTTGGGAGTACCCGAGAATCAATCCTTCAG GTTCTTGCAAATCTAACTTCTGTTCAGTCGTATTTTGATATCTTCTCCAGAAAAATTGACGAAGAGGTCTTG GAACTAGAGGAGGCTGAAATGGAATTGGACATCCTTCAAAAAGAACACTCACTACAAGAAGATTCCAAAGATGTGCCTCAAATTCCTTGTCAAGCCT CTCCTATGAAAGATGTTACACGCCTTCGTCAAATCAAGGATTGCATTCATTCCCT AGAGAAGTCTGTACTCCGAGAGGACATAGTAGCCCGGAggcaaaagaaaattattatggGACGTGCCCGTCAGAAATACTTGGAAGAGGCAGCTTTATGCGAAGCAGAACTTCTGCAAGAACTTGATAG GGAGAGGGCAGCAGAAGTGGAAAAGGAGATTGAGAGACAACGGTCGCTTGCACTTGAGCGTGCTAAAACCAAGGAGCTGCGCCACAATCTTGATTTGGAGAAGGAGAGGCAAACACAA